From the genome of Rhinoderma darwinii isolate aRhiDar2 chromosome 1, aRhiDar2.hap1, whole genome shotgun sequence:
ACTTCCTTTCAGGACAGAGTTCCATCTTGGTCCCTTTCAGATGTTGTTTTGCTTAAAGGGGACCAATATAAAGACATTGTAGAGCTGAGTTTGCCAAGTGGCACAACTTTTGTGATATGAATACATGTTATCTGAGATTCTCCACAGAATTGCAGGTGTCTCAACTTAGCGAGTGATCATGATGCTCAGAGGAAACACTAGCTCTGCTTCATCTGTACATTTCAAGTCTCGTGCCATTTATCATTGATTTAGTGTTGTGAACCTATTTTATTAACACTATGACTGTTGCCTTTCCATATGTATTTGCTAGcatgtttatttatttagattTCTACCTTTGTGTTCAAGGCATCTTGTTGAAAAATTGTAAAGAAACAGTTTGTGCAGTTTTGAATTACATGATTTATATATAAAACCAACGTAAATGTATAAGAAGTAAAGTGACTTACTGTAAAAGATGTACTCGGTATAACTGCTCCAGATTTTGTCATCCCTATACTGGTTTACGAAGGCTGCTGTTCCAGTTGAATTGCAGGCTACCATGTGAAACCCAGCTTCAGAAAGCCTGTCAAAAGCTTGCTCCAAGTAAGTGAATTTTAGGTAGAACCTAAAAGTGTACTTTTCTGGAGGACGATCAGGATCTCTACTCTCATTCAAAGTTTCTCCAAAAACTTCTTTAGCCAGAGCTATTCTACCACATACCATAATCCTGGCCACTCTTCTGAACTTAGCATCAGCCTGGTTATCCCTCACCATGGTGTAGGAACCTCTGTAGCCTATAGTGATAAAACCAGATTTTTTGTCTAGGGCTGCAGTTCTGATCAGGTCACTGCTTTGTGAGTTCTCTTCTAGATCACTCTGACAACCTTCATCATTCAAAGAGCTCTGTTTGGTTACTTTAGGCGTCAGTAGCTTCACCAGGTCGCCGAGCTGGAAATATTCAGCCTCTCTTAAAAGTCTTTCCTTTTCTGGGAAGTGATCTGGGAGAGAGAGCTGCTTGTCTCTTAGAAAGTCCAGTACATACCTGAAGAGGAAGCCATCCCTGTCTATAAAGAATCGAGACCTGTTATCTCTGGGAAGCTCCTTGACATTGTTCCTAGAGAACATACTGTACAGAGTGCTTTCCGGAACGCTGGTAAGTGTAGAGTACTTTGTAACATAAACTTGGCCGCCCACGTTCAGCTCTACCACGTCCGGAAAGGGATAAGACATTTCGCTGATAGGGAGGATTGTATCTTTCAGAGCCATGTCTCCACATCAACATGCAGAAAGTGATGGATTCAGAGCACAGTGTCCAGTGCAATAGCTTTGAATTAAATCCACACCCAGAGCACTCCGCTAAAGCTCCGAGACTTCTATTCAGCTCCACACAGAGcagctttcagcaccatggacaatgGCACAAAATAGTCTAAATGCCCCAACAGCAGAGCACTGATCAGCACCGAGGACAGCAGCACATTATAGTCTATGCAGCTCCAGAGCAGAGCAAGGATCAGCACCAAGGACAGCAGCACATAATAGTCTATTCAGCCGCGCAGCCGAGCAATGATCAGCACCACTGACAGCAGCACATAACACTGTACACTGCACTGAGAGCTTCCAGGGAACAGAGCTGACGTCACTCCAACTGCAGGCTGGGCTTCAGGAAACTTTTCCCACATCTGTCTTTTAAAGGCGCATGTTCCTTTTACATGAGCTGGACGTTGTGTGTCCCCATGAGCCCATATACAAGAGATAGCAAATTAATATACTATGAAAAACATAATACTAAATATACAGTAGTTCTACATCACTATTACTAGAAAACATTTCGTTTTTTACTTTGCTGCTGTCAGCTGCCTCTATTtcatttattatacattttttacacttcatCTCAGAAATCTTTCTTTATGTGGAACAGTTAGGATTCTTCAGTACATGATCGGAAATAATAGAGTTACTAATAATTATATTAGGTattgataataataaaaacaaaaggaATACAAGTTATGTCAGTTTGAAAATGACATGATTTCACATTTTGGTGCACTGTTCACAGTTGCAGGATTATGCTGCCTACTAAGATTACTCAAAACAGTGAACACTTAAGCATGGCAACTATATAAAGTCATGTTAAACATAAACCATTTACTCTGCCCATGGTATTCAGAATTGGGAGTATTGCAGTC
Proteins encoded in this window:
- the KCTD8 gene encoding BTB/POZ domain-containing protein KCTD8, which codes for MALKDTILPISEMSYPFPDVVELNVGGQVYVTKYSTLTSVPESTLYSMFSRNNVKELPRDNRSRFFIDRDGFLFRYVLDFLRDKQLSLPDHFPEKERLLREAEYFQLGDLVKLLTPKVTKQSSLNDEGCQSDLEENSQSSDLIRTAALDKKSGFITIGYRGSYTMVRDNQADAKFRRVARIMVCGRIALAKEVFGETLNESRDPDRPPEKYTFRFYLKFTYLEQAFDRLSEAGFHMVACNSTGTAAFVNQYRDDKIWSSYTEYIFYRSPQKLVSPKQDCEDIKSEKVLDKGSESGTSCNELSTSSSESQSEASTPQETASVLQQSSSHQPSTLTLDRPSKKNQVQWVPPPDKRRNSELFQSLMSKSRDNNLSKRKVSEKPSIEEEMKKCIQEFKKIKIPDYFPEKKRPWQMELLEKYDV